A single region of the Corticium candelabrum chromosome 15, ooCorCand1.1, whole genome shotgun sequence genome encodes:
- the LOC134190735 gene encoding uncharacterized protein LOC134190735, producing the protein MADKQSTRKQGTKFCYHCGSPSHLAPACRHLETVCKSYGKKGHLAAVCQSKPHKSTPATQTKYVEDGSDSDAEAPVFTLSSPRTPPIRVCVNLAGQEVMMEVDAGAAVSLISVEQWFGLQLPHQMEPSKTACYVPIQEKRSCRSHAHEAEGNTTTCHS; encoded by the coding sequence ATGGCGGACAAGCAGTCGACTAGGAAACAAGGTACAAAGTTTTGCTACCACTGTGGCAGTCCGAGTCATCTAGCACCTGCGTGTCGTCATCTGGAAACCGTGTGCAAGTCTTATGGAAAGAAAGGGCATCTAGCTGCAGTATGTCAGTCAAAACCTCATAAGTCAACTCCTGCTACGCAGACAAAGTACGTGGAAGACGGCTCAGATTCTGATGCAGAGGCACCTGTCTTTACTCTTTCCAGTCCTCGCACCCCTCCAATCAGGGTATGTGTGAACTTGGCGGGTCAGGAGGTTATGATGGAAGTTGACGCAGGAGCTGCTGTGTCACTGATATCAGTAGAGCAATGGTTTGGTCTGCAGCTCCCTCATCAGATGGAACCATCAAAGACTGCTTGTTACGTACCTATACAGGAGAAGAGATCATGTAGAAGTCACGCACATGAAGCAGAGGGAAATACTACCACTTGTCATAGTTGA
- the LOC134191584 gene encoding conserved oligomeric Golgi complex subunit 7-like, whose amino-acid sequence MDFKKFSDPEFDVKEWVNAVLMTPKDQTTALDVHASTVVMKLQLLIQEVNRSLEEISMQVVQSIPRVVRDIETVNHEAALLKDQMQLVKEDIKKVEEDTSHSMRTLMELDRMKNRVEQTADALQEADNWTSLSTDMEQVFASENIQAIGDKLVGMQKSLAVLHDIPDYEDRRQKLESLKNKLESRISPKLINAFNTHLLMEAKLYSQILVEIDRKEQLQRYYTCAHKARLVKLWQTVQKERAEQAMTEWLPIFLDDLTSTWHAEAIKKAHLHFYVSQMVDIVPHNCSAMSL is encoded by the exons ATGGATTTCAAGAAGTTTTCCGATCCAGAGTTTGACGTAAAAGAGTGGGTGAATGCTGTTTTGATGACACCAAAAGACCAAACCACTGCATTAGAT GTGCACGCTTCTACGGTAGTGATGAAGTTGCAGCTTTTGATACAAGAGGTAAACAGATCATTGGAGGAGATTAGTATGCAGGTTGTTCAAAGCATTCCAAG GGTAGTTCGAGATATAGAAACAGTCAACCACGAGGCAGCTCTCTTGAAAGATCAGATGCAGCTTGTGAAGGAGGACATCAAGAAG GTTGAAGAGGACACCTCTCATTCTATGCGTACTTTAATGGAGCTGGACAGAATGAAAAATCGAGTGGAGCAGACGGCTGATGCTTTGCAG GAAGCTGACAACTGGACGTCACTCTCTACTGATATGGAACAAGTGTTCGCATCAGAAAACATTCAAGCA ATAGGCGATAAGCTGGTCGGGATGCAGAAGAGCTTG GCCGTGTTACATGATATCCCAGATTATGAAGATCGCCGTCAAAAGTTGGAATCACTAAAGAATAAACTGGAGTCTCGGATTAGCCCCAAACTCATTAATGCATTTAACACCCATTTACTAA TGGAAGCAAAGTTGTATTCACAAATTTTGGTTGAAATTGACCGGAAAGAGCAGCTGCAGAGATActacacatgcgcacacaaa GCAAGACTTGTGAAGTTGTGGCAAACAGTGCAAAAGGAACGGGCAGAACAAGCAATGACAGAATGGCTGCCTATCTTTCTTGATGATCTAACATCTACATGGCATGCTGAG
- the LOC134190736 gene encoding kelch-like protein diablo, translated as MSSAKSSCTAVSRYLEHAACILQGMFRLRSRRQLCDVVLRVGSRQIFAHRAILAANCAYFRAMFTSGLSECDQKSVLIKGLDGEAVDSLVEFIYTSNLNVRVDNVIQLLTAADCFQLASAKVICVEFLKQHLSVTNCLEIREYADHHFCADLEFAARAFAHSNFGEVAKTEEFLHVEYEDILALITNDFLKVESEEEVFEAVVNWVKHDLPSRRWLFSRLLSHVRLPFVATEFLADRIATDCLVQEDKVCQELVHEAFTYLLSPRQRPVIASLSQRAQPRRMSSLQQMVIAVGGQSVQGTLQSAEQYNPSLDEWQPMPDLTFERYGLALLCCDNRLHAFGGCSSSSGFQTAVEVFSSQIDKWQIVMGMQPRRYFGAVEVCGMVYMAGGHNGTTTLSTLECFDPSTKSWLTLASLSSPRLYPGLVNVEGNLFVVGGHCGKVRLDSVESYNIQRDEWQIVASLPTPSSVVATVAVSNFVYAIGGYNGESHLSTVSVYSPEVDKWTIGPTLRLPRSAAAAVECGGCIYVCGGFNGTFLNSVERLDPRTRDWCAVGAMSSSRAHFAATLL; from the exons ATGTCGTCAGCCAAGTCCTCTTGTACGGCTGTCTCTCGCTATCTAGAACACGCAGCCTGTATTTTGCAAGGGATGTTTCGTCTTCGGAGTCGTCGCCAACTGTGTGATGTTGTCTTGCGTGTTGGCTCTCGGCAGATTTTTGCTCATCGAGCTATTCTGGCAGCAAACTGTGCATACTTTAGAGCTATGTTTACCAGTGGACTAAGCGAATGCGATCAAAAGAGCGTATTAATAAAGGGGTTGGACGGAGAAGCTGTAGATTCTTTGGTAGAATTTATCTACACGTCAAACTTGAATGTCCGCGTAGACAATGTCATCCAACTTTTGACGGCCGCCGACTGTTTCCAGCTAGCTTCTGCAAAAGTCATATGTGTAGAGTTTCTCAAGCAGCATTTGTCTGTGACAAATTGTTTAGAAATTCGTGAGTATGCGGACCATCATTTCTGTGCTGATTTAGAATTTGCAGCGCGTGCATTTGCTCACAGCAACTTTGGTGAGGTTGCAAAAACTGAAGAATTTTTGCACGTGGAGTATGAAGATATCTTGGCATTGATAACCAATGACTTCTTGAAAGTTGAAAGTGAAGAGGAAGTGTTTGAGGCTGTTGTCAATTGGGTTAAGCATGACCTGCCTTCACGTCGTTGGCTTTTTTCTCGTCTTTTAAGTCATGTTCGACTGCCATTTGTAGCAACTGAATTTTTAGCTGACAGAATAGCAACTGATTGTTTGGTGCAGGAAGACAAAGTTTGTCAGGAGCTTGTACATGAAGCCTTTACTTATTTACTAAGTCCAAGACAAAGACCAGTCATTGCTTCTTTAAGCCAGCGGGCTCAGCCAAGACGAATGTCTTCTTTGCAACAAATGGTAATAGCTGTGGGTGGACAGAGTGTTCAAGGTACTCTGCAGTCTGCTGAGCAGTACAATCCAAGCCTTGATGAATGGCAGCCAATGCCAGATCTGACATTTGAGCGATATGGATTGGCACTGCTATGCTGTGATAATCGTCTACATGCTTTTGGTGGTTGTAGTTCCTCATCTGGTTTTCAAACTGCTGTAGAAGTGTTTAGTTctcagatagacaaatggcaGATAGTCATGGGCATGCAACCAAGAAG GTATTTTGGAGCAGTTGAAGTGTGTGGTATGGTGTACATGGCTGGTGGACATAATGGCACAACTACTCTTTCTACTCTGGAATGTTTTGATCCGTCAACGAAATCATGGTTAACTTTGGCATCTTTGAGCTCACCAAGGCTCTATCCTGGGTTGGTCAATGTCGAAGGAAACCTGTTTGTAGTAGGTGGCCACTGTGGAAAAGTTAGGCTTGACTCTGTAGAATCCTATAACATTCAAAGAGACGAGTGGCAAATTGTCGCTTCGTTGCCAACACCATCCAGTGTCGTAGCCACAGTTGCTGTAAGTAATTTTGTTTATGCGATTGGAGGATATAATGGAGAGTCACACTTGTCAACTGTCAGTGTGTATAGTCCAGAGGTTGATAAGTGGACCATTGGACCAACTCTACGGTTGCCTCGgtcagctgcagctgcagtaGAATGTGGAGGCTGTATCTATGTGTGTGGTGGATTCAATGGAACTTTTCTCAATTCTGTTGAAAGACTGGATCCGAGGACACGTGATTGGTGTGCAGTAGGTGCAATGAGTTCTTCAAGAGCACACTTTGCTGCAACTCTTTTG